One segment of Thermosipho atlanticus DSM 15807 DNA contains the following:
- the mazG gene encoding nucleoside triphosphate pyrophosphohydrolase, giving the protein MTVGEKFEKLLKIMEILRGPNGCDWDKSQTHETLIPYLIEESYEFIDEIRNKNYDNMKEELGDILLQIVFHSQIAKENNKFTIDDVLDILIEKLIRRHPHVFGNAKGYSYARWEEIKAKEKGTEKYSRIGKINYALPSLSLARRVQENAADVGFDWDNLDDVLSKIKEEIDEFKEAKNTKEKEEEFGDLLFALVNLSRFLKIDPEISLRKATEKFIKRFQKMEKLIERDNKTFENLSLDELNTYWEEAKK; this is encoded by the coding sequence ATGACAGTAGGTGAAAAATTTGAAAAATTACTGAAAATAATGGAAATATTAAGAGGGCCGAATGGATGTGATTGGGATAAATCTCAAACTCATGAAACCTTGATCCCATATTTAATTGAAGAATCATATGAGTTTATTGATGAAATAAGAAATAAAAATTACGACAATATGAAAGAAGAATTAGGAGACATCCTGCTACAGATTGTTTTTCATTCACAAATTGCTAAAGAAAATAATAAATTTACAATAGACGATGTATTAGATATATTAATCGAAAAATTAATTAGACGTCATCCACATGTTTTTGGAAATGCAAAGGGTTATTCATATGCAAGATGGGAAGAAATAAAGGCAAAAGAAAAAGGAACAGAAAAATATTCGAGAATCGGGAAAATTAATTATGCTTTACCTTCACTTTCACTTGCTAGAAGAGTTCAAGAAAATGCTGCGGATGTTGGATTTGACTGGGATAATTTAGATGATGTGCTTTCAAAGATAAAAGAAGAAATAGATGAATTTAAAGAAGCAAAAAATACGAAAGAAAAAGAAGAAGAGTTCGGTGATCTGCTTTTTGCTCTAGTAAATCTTTCACGCTTTTTAAAAATCGACCCTGAAATTTCCTTAAGAAAAGCAACAGAAAAATTCATAAAGAGATTTCAAAAAATGGAAAAACTCATTGAAAGAGATAACAAAACATTTGAAAATCTTAGTTTAGACGAATTAAACACATACTGGGAGGAAGCTAAAAAGTGA